From a region of the Paenibacillus lutimineralis genome:
- the rfbF gene encoding glucose-1-phosphate cytidylyltransferase, whose product MKVVILAGGYGTRISEESHLKPKPMIEIGGRPILWHIMKHYSYYGFNDFVICLGYKGFYIKEYFAHYFLHESDVTFDFQNDNQLITHNHTAEPWKVTLVNTGLDTMTGGRVKRVQKYIGDEPFMLTYGDGVSDVNISELVENHKLYGRLATVTTVQPSGRFGALTISASNEVKGFQEKPRGDGAWINAGFFVLQPEILNYISDDTTVFEKEPLERLAKDGELMSYKHEGFWQPMDTMRDKNLLEELWKNGKAPWKTWGLDKVTINGE is encoded by the coding sequence GTGAAAGTAGTTATTCTTGCGGGTGGATATGGGACTAGAATTAGTGAAGAATCCCATCTTAAACCCAAACCTATGATTGAAATTGGAGGGCGTCCAATTTTATGGCATATCATGAAGCATTATTCTTACTATGGATTTAATGATTTTGTCATTTGCTTGGGATATAAGGGTTTTTACATTAAAGAGTATTTCGCTCACTACTTCTTGCATGAATCAGACGTGACATTTGATTTTCAAAATGATAATCAACTAATTACTCACAACCATACAGCCGAACCTTGGAAAGTTACCTTGGTAAATACCGGTTTAGATACAATGACCGGCGGCAGGGTCAAGAGAGTTCAAAAATATATAGGTGACGAACCTTTTATGCTTACCTATGGTGATGGGGTTTCCGATGTCAATATTTCAGAATTGGTTGAGAATCATAAGCTATATGGGAGACTTGCAACAGTTACAACGGTACAACCTAGCGGGAGATTTGGAGCACTCACTATTTCTGCAAGTAATGAGGTAAAAGGATTTCAGGAAAAACCTAGGGGCGACGGTGCATGGATTAACGCAGGCTTCTTTGTGTTACAGCCAGAAATCCTGAATTACATATCGGATGATACTACTGTTTTTGAAAAGGAACCATTAGAACGATTAGCTAAAGACGGCGAACTAATGAGTTACAAACACGAGGGATTTTGGCAGCCAATGGATACAATGCGGGATAAGAACCTTCTTGAGGAGTTGTGGAAAAATGGGAAGGCCCCTTGGAAGACATGGGGATTAGATAAGGTGACAATCAATGGTGAATAG
- the rfbH gene encoding lipopolysaccharide biosynthesis protein RfbH yields MNKMQGNIIYVKSCNRYLVTTNKDYLYGYSLSTNRLGYIPDDYTMELISPKFDVPFYLDIREKISFNKDDIEVCSEISPKELEKVMRLEILQNVEEYHTLFHIKEQNVESSAPIVYGGRVYDEQEMRNLVDSSLDFWLTAGRYHKQFEKEFAEFLGVRYALLTNSGSSANLLAISALTSPKLKEKRIMPGDEVITVAAGFPTTVGPIVQNKAIPVFVDVELGTYNIIADRIEDAITPKTKAIMIAHTMGNPFELDKVLEIANKYDLWVVEDNCDALGSTYNGKLTGTHGHIGTSSFYPPHHMTMGEGGAVYTNNALLKTIIESFRDWGRDCWCPSGCDNTCGKRFGWELGSLPYGYDHKYTYSHIGYNLRVTDMQAAVGVAQLKKVPKFAQARKKNFNRLYEGLKELGDYFILPRATNNSDPSWFGFILTVRDGAPFTKNEIVNYLEQNRVQTRMLFAGNLIRQPAYQGVEYRVHGDLANTDKILQDTFLVGVYPGLTDVMIDYVIETIKEFILSKIAN; encoded by the coding sequence ATGAATAAAATGCAAGGGAATATAATTTATGTAAAAAGCTGCAATAGATATTTGGTCACTACTAATAAGGATTATTTATACGGTTATTCTTTATCTACGAATCGACTTGGATATATTCCTGATGATTATACTATGGAATTAATAAGCCCGAAATTCGACGTCCCATTCTATCTAGATATACGTGAAAAGATCAGTTTTAATAAAGATGATATCGAAGTATGTTCAGAAATAAGTCCAAAAGAACTAGAAAAAGTCATGAGACTAGAAATTCTACAGAATGTTGAAGAATACCATACTTTGTTTCATATAAAGGAACAAAATGTTGAGAGTTCGGCTCCTATTGTTTATGGCGGACGAGTTTATGATGAACAAGAAATGAGAAATCTTGTCGATTCTTCGCTTGATTTCTGGCTTACAGCAGGCAGATATCATAAGCAATTCGAAAAAGAATTTGCAGAGTTTCTAGGAGTAAGGTATGCTTTGTTAACTAATTCTGGATCATCGGCTAATTTATTGGCCATTTCAGCCTTGACTTCTCCAAAATTAAAAGAGAAGCGTATTATGCCGGGAGATGAAGTAATCACTGTTGCGGCAGGATTTCCCACTACGGTCGGCCCTATAGTTCAAAATAAGGCAATTCCAGTTTTTGTTGATGTTGAGTTGGGGACATATAACATTATTGCTGATCGTATCGAAGATGCTATCACGCCAAAGACAAAGGCAATTATGATTGCTCATACCATGGGAAATCCATTTGAATTGGATAAAGTACTTGAGATTGCAAACAAGTATGACTTGTGGGTAGTTGAAGATAACTGTGATGCTCTAGGATCTACATATAATGGTAAGTTAACCGGGACACATGGTCATATCGGAACATCAAGTTTTTACCCTCCTCATCATATGACGATGGGAGAAGGCGGAGCTGTATATACAAATAACGCATTATTAAAGACAATCATAGAATCTTTCAGAGATTGGGGACGAGATTGCTGGTGTCCATCAGGATGTGATAATACATGCGGTAAACGGTTCGGTTGGGAACTAGGCTCATTACCATATGGATATGATCATAAGTACACTTATTCTCATATAGGTTACAATTTAAGAGTTACAGACATGCAGGCTGCTGTTGGTGTTGCACAATTAAAGAAAGTACCTAAGTTTGCTCAGGCTAGAAAGAAGAACTTTAATCGATTATATGAAGGCTTGAAAGAGTTAGGAGATTATTTTATCTTGCCAAGGGCAACTAATAATTCAGATCCGAGCTGGTTTGGATTTATACTGACTGTACGCGATGGAGCCCCTTTTACCAAGAATGAGATTGTGAATTATTTGGAACAAAACCGAGTTCAAACTCGCATGCTCTTTGCCGGTAATTTAATTCGTCAACCAGCATACCAAGGGGTTGAATATAGAGTGCACGGTGATCTAGCTAACACGGATAAAATATTGCAAGATACATTCTTGGTGGGTGTCTATCCGGGATTAACCGATGTAATGATAGATTATGTTATCGAAACGATAAAAGAATTTATTCTTTCAAAAATAGCTAATTAG
- a CDS encoding GtrA family protein, whose amino-acid sequence MKFLIIGFLNTIVSFLTFALLLHFINLNYIIALVLSYSVGVIHSYLWNLYWTFSQKESSFKSVGRFIIVYILTFLVNLLILYLLVDFMMFNKFISQGVALFVTTLISYFGHKYWSFRIGMVPKGEGK is encoded by the coding sequence GTGAAATTCCTGATTATTGGATTTCTTAACACTATTGTAAGCTTTCTGACGTTTGCTTTACTGCTTCATTTTATTAACCTTAATTATATAATAGCTTTAGTACTTTCATATTCAGTTGGAGTAATTCATAGTTATTTATGGAATTTATATTGGACATTTAGCCAAAAAGAAAGTAGTTTCAAAAGTGTAGGGAGATTTATAATCGTTTATATATTAACATTCTTAGTGAATTTACTTATTCTTTATTTATTAGTTGACTTTATGATGTTTAATAAGTTCATTTCACAGGGCGTCGCATTATTTGTGACAACTTTAATCAGCTATTTTGGACATAAATATTGGAGTTTTAGAATTGGTATGGTGCCAAAAGGAGAGGGAAAATGA
- a CDS encoding YfhO family protein: MTNFYNSRWFNVALFIMFLCLPFLIYWDLFISNKSLVSGDGIQYYSLKSLIKFSLAQGEFPLWNKYLANGTPFASDFTNNAFYPFAIILSLLPFKLFIYSYYALHLAIGSFFTYLFIKELGCGKIAALCTALIYELSIHMGGYRKEHITILATIIYLPVILYFIQKYMNTRSKKWLLFSSVAMAFQFYVAFIQDVVYTDIAVGIFFLIMAIHNRMTIKKVIADGLVWVGSYFGLIAFQLLPTVQLVREYAGNGAASASIDYFQFYSIHFSKLAMMLFPRIFGENVFDSFGAYFSSGFDIELFLGVFVFLILLFGIIRYFSDFRVKVSLGMMIGVFLFSASTHIPLLSELLYRIPGINGFRVPSRSLFIFIFFALVLFAVTLSKLRMVEQMKKIYTFSRWFVLGTCALLGCALFANTANLMSDSNFDGAIAFYQYFKTAFLPGLVALFSAFIIFYVMQKWSKKWSKEQYKKAYGCLGVVIVLVTFLETYSYSTVSYARNIDDFVLKDEASQFISDNVGDFKVWDASVTPSNITNINANLFKGFSSINAYIPFNNPRLYKLFSNTDNQVPLNNTGLLRIFPNAENNLVEHNDLLSMLGIKYIIDSGNLVAEETETKKIVKWANTIYKNDSILVPDSTGEIFVYSQPVEIKPNTFYKVKFNLESVGPQSLFYVDFYGGEKYDLEEQQKVFNIQPGASHYSAVIYSGDTTGIDEINLRIVSTPTSDMQITDFSLVEAEMQIQEHVYKPVFVEGPDRIFENTNAKDILYAPQETQSIENASEIYTNRFDYDLSNVSYVENFKNMDLKHANTTISDENFKNNSISAKVHSDKPSFINFSQNYYPGWKAKVNGKETPIYMVNGLIQGIEVPAGDSEIKFYFYPKVLFVGGFITLLTLGSMVYLIFRGSREKKVL; this comes from the coding sequence TTGACCAATTTTTACAATAGCAGATGGTTTAATGTTGCCTTATTCATCATGTTCTTATGTCTGCCATTTTTAATTTACTGGGATCTGTTCATTTCTAATAAAAGCTTGGTTTCAGGGGATGGAATTCAGTATTATTCGCTAAAGTCATTAATAAAGTTTTCTTTGGCCCAGGGAGAATTTCCGCTTTGGAACAAATATCTGGCTAATGGCACCCCATTTGCTTCAGATTTTACAAATAACGCTTTTTATCCTTTTGCTATTATATTATCATTGCTTCCTTTTAAGTTGTTTATATATTCGTATTATGCACTTCATTTGGCTATCGGTTCCTTCTTTACTTATTTATTCATTAAAGAACTTGGGTGCGGCAAGATAGCAGCCTTATGCACGGCTTTGATTTATGAGCTATCCATTCATATGGGAGGATACCGTAAAGAGCATATTACTATTTTAGCTACTATTATATATTTACCAGTGATTCTCTATTTCATACAAAAATACATGAATACTAGAAGTAAAAAATGGTTGCTGTTCTCATCCGTAGCAATGGCATTTCAATTTTACGTCGCGTTTATTCAAGATGTTGTGTATACAGATATTGCAGTTGGCATTTTTTTCTTAATTATGGCTATTCACAATAGAATGACAATTAAAAAAGTGATAGCCGATGGACTGGTTTGGGTAGGGAGCTATTTTGGATTAATAGCTTTCCAACTTCTACCCACCGTGCAGCTCGTTCGTGAATATGCAGGGAATGGGGCTGCTTCAGCCTCTATCGACTATTTTCAGTTCTATTCGATTCATTTTTCGAAACTGGCAATGATGTTGTTCCCGCGTATTTTTGGAGAAAATGTATTTGATTCGTTTGGAGCCTATTTCTCGTCGGGGTTTGATATCGAATTATTTTTGGGGGTATTTGTGTTTCTAATCCTTTTGTTCGGCATCATTCGATATTTTTCTGATTTTCGAGTGAAGGTATCGCTTGGGATGATGATAGGAGTTTTCCTTTTTTCTGCTAGCACCCACATTCCACTTCTAAGCGAATTGCTTTATCGAATTCCAGGGATAAATGGCTTTCGGGTTCCATCACGTTCATTGTTTATTTTTATATTCTTTGCTTTGGTATTGTTTGCTGTTACACTATCGAAACTAAGAATGGTAGAACAAATGAAAAAAATATACACCTTTTCAAGGTGGTTCGTTTTGGGGACCTGTGCTTTACTTGGTTGCGCTTTATTTGCAAATACAGCTAATCTAATGTCGGATTCAAATTTTGATGGCGCAATAGCTTTTTACCAGTATTTTAAGACTGCATTTTTACCAGGACTGGTTGCTTTGTTTTCAGCATTTATTATTTTTTATGTTATGCAAAAATGGAGCAAAAAGTGGTCTAAAGAACAATATAAAAAAGCCTATGGATGTCTTGGGGTAGTCATCGTATTAGTAACCTTTTTGGAAACTTACTCGTATAGCACAGTCTCCTATGCTAGAAATATAGATGATTTTGTTTTAAAGGATGAAGCCAGTCAGTTTATTTCAGATAATGTTGGTGACTTTAAGGTTTGGGACGCATCCGTGACTCCCAGTAACATCACCAATATAAATGCGAACTTGTTTAAAGGTTTTTCTAGCATTAATGCTTACATTCCTTTTAATAATCCTCGGCTATACAAGCTCTTTTCCAATACTGATAATCAAGTACCACTTAACAATACTGGACTCCTAAGGATTTTTCCTAATGCTGAAAATAACTTGGTGGAGCACAACGACTTGTTAAGTATGTTGGGAATCAAGTATATTATTGATTCTGGCAATCTGGTGGCGGAAGAGACAGAAACGAAAAAGATAGTAAAGTGGGCTAATACTATCTATAAAAATGATAGTATTTTAGTGCCGGATTCTACAGGCGAAATATTTGTTTACTCACAGCCTGTGGAAATTAAGCCGAATACCTTTTACAAGGTAAAGTTCAACTTGGAATCGGTTGGGCCACAAAGTCTGTTCTATGTAGATTTCTATGGCGGAGAAAAATATGACTTGGAAGAACAGCAAAAAGTATTTAATATTCAACCCGGTGCTTCGCATTACTCAGCGGTAATATACTCAGGAGATACCACTGGAATAGACGAAATTAACTTAAGGATAGTTTCCACGCCTACGTCCGACATGCAAATAACTGATTTCAGTTTAGTGGAAGCTGAGATGCAAATACAGGAACATGTATACAAACCTGTTTTTGTTGAAGGACCAGATCGGATTTTTGAGAATACTAATGCAAAGGATATCTTATATGCTCCGCAAGAGACACAATCTATTGAGAATGCAAGTGAAATTTATACAAATCGATTTGATTATGACCTTAGTAATGTAAGCTATGTGGAAAATTTCAAAAACATGGACTTGAAGCATGCGAATACTACCATTTCCGACGAAAACTTCAAGAACAACAGCATCAGTGCAAAAGTGCATTCTGACAAGCCATCTTTTATAAATTTCTCCCAAAACTATTATCCGGGCTGGAAAGCAAAAGTGAATGGAAAGGAAACACCCATATATATGGTTAACGGTCTTATTCAAGGAATTGAGGTTCCAGCGGGTGATTCTGAAATAAAGTTCTACTTTTATCCAAAAGTTCTTTTTGTGGGCGGGTTTATTACGTTGCTCACACTAGGAAGTATGGTCTATTTGATTTTTCGAGGAAGTCGTGAAAAGAAAGTTTTATGA
- a CDS encoding glycosyltransferase, with protein sequence MKKIGVFLGFQPGVNLANEGIGRLLAFLLKENSTRPFVLYSPSWLQESIINLLDDNNVPTDNIEIIYLKKYPIGVRIKQFISDRKNKKKVQRERKLRERVKRFVLRTVSDLVTDFFSTSTVTLILLKTIIYLIIAVILLPIFMVFVVLYLAFLLMEKVSGYLIRGIQGINQRSGFLNKIKKVVSKGMSGLYQKVLDSELQRLTRLINSRNEIDVCFIPSMVWPQIKDLKCKKVLAAPDIVFYDFPTQFPGVSGIHNRIRKSISAADSIICYSEHVKQHHLINICGVEAEKITVIKHANVDMSAHIKVSKSIEKYLSPIMNAKEMVKIYSNTKFYPGDILYKTDISRFDYLVYSSQFRPHKNIFNLIKAIKIINVDRQKNVKLILTGNITCVDYIQKYIQENHLANDILMFYDLPSEVLASINSLAKCSVNPTLFEGGFPFTFSEAYSVGTPSIMSDIPVVRAEISNRDLSAKMLFNPYNPHSIADKIMWGIENRDALFKEQAALYEKFSERTWKQVVLEYNNVFSKTISG encoded by the coding sequence ATGAAAAAAATAGGAGTCTTCTTAGGTTTCCAACCAGGTGTAAACTTGGCGAATGAAGGGATAGGTAGGTTACTGGCTTTTTTGTTAAAGGAGAATTCCACCAGACCCTTTGTCTTGTATAGTCCTTCATGGCTCCAAGAATCAATTATAAATTTATTAGATGATAACAATGTTCCAACTGACAACATTGAAATAATCTATTTAAAAAAGTACCCAATAGGCGTGCGGATAAAACAATTTATTTCCGATAGAAAAAATAAGAAGAAGGTTCAACGTGAAAGAAAACTTCGCGAGAGGGTTAAGCGTTTCGTACTAAGAACAGTCAGTGATTTGGTGACAGATTTTTTCTCTACGTCAACCGTTACTCTCATATTATTAAAAACAATTATATATCTAATTATTGCTGTGATTTTATTACCAATTTTCATGGTATTTGTAGTTTTATATCTTGCATTTCTGCTGATGGAAAAAGTGTCAGGATATTTAATTCGAGGAATCCAGGGGATAAACCAACGAAGTGGATTTCTAAATAAAATTAAGAAAGTTGTATCAAAAGGTATGAGTGGTTTATATCAAAAAGTACTGGATTCGGAACTTCAGAGATTGACCAGATTAATAAATAGTCGAAATGAAATTGATGTTTGTTTCATCCCTTCTATGGTATGGCCACAAATTAAAGATTTAAAATGTAAGAAAGTATTGGCTGCACCTGATATTGTGTTTTACGATTTTCCTACTCAATTTCCTGGAGTATCTGGCATTCATAACCGAATTCGTAAGAGCATTTCTGCTGCGGACAGTATTATTTGCTACAGTGAGCATGTCAAACAACATCATTTAATAAATATCTGTGGGGTTGAGGCAGAAAAAATTACAGTTATTAAGCATGCTAACGTAGACATGAGTGCGCATATAAAGGTATCCAAATCAATTGAAAAATATCTATCCCCTATAATGAATGCGAAGGAAATGGTTAAAATATACAGTAATACCAAATTTTATCCAGGGGATATTTTATATAAAACGGATATAAGTCGCTTTGATTACTTGGTATATTCCTCACAATTCAGACCTCACAAAAATATATTCAATTTAATAAAAGCGATAAAAATAATTAATGTTGATAGGCAAAAAAACGTTAAATTAATTCTGACTGGGAATATTACTTGTGTAGACTATATTCAAAAATATATTCAAGAAAATCACCTGGCAAATGATATTCTTATGTTTTACGATTTGCCGTCTGAAGTTTTGGCCTCCATTAATAGTCTTGCAAAATGTTCGGTGAACCCAACTCTTTTTGAAGGGGGATTTCCGTTTACATTTTCAGAGGCATATTCAGTTGGGACACCTTCAATTATGAGTGATATCCCTGTAGTTAGGGCTGAAATTTCCAATAGAGATTTGTCAGCAAAAATGTTATTTAATCCTTATAACCCTCATTCAATTGCAGATAAAATAATGTGGGGAATTGAGAATAGGGATGCATTATTTAAAGAACAGGCAGCATTGTATGAAAAATTTAGCGAACGAACTTGGAAACAAGTAGTTCTTGAATACAATAATGTATTTAGTAAAACAATATCAGGGTGA
- a CDS encoding glycosyltransferase: protein MKKRRLLWILNHDTLSRFELPLIQDLGFEIFTPKIAPKNILERSGSVTYKYDETLTIPDHELELLNQYNFYENEQMPFIIKNIINTHFDVALIMFDFYALKNLIDNFEGQIFARAFGLFENLNYSKITRDFYGESYFYNFEKSKDRIWFSECYDNISKNESGIFKEKAIYMPLGLPEEFYSIENQWIGNVDEILFFCTRINYNKESKEVYKRFIKDFKDFDFIIAGNQPVKVEDKRVTGFLEREELNDLFKTRKVMYYHSTYPRHLHYHPLEAMIAGMPVIYLKGGLLSILGGERQTGCCKDLNEARVKIKRILDGDQELIEMIKRDQSEILYKFSYEFNKKKWTENFLPIVERYEKKQLISKTTAVFLSNVQNESHLLDYIELAEKLNSGIKQLNSNNQIILNLPARKYTKGREIVNFLQYVMDTREYSIKEITANEVKESVSLMFRDEPLWFSKYALPVDYAQNYIECDYWLFFFDNIELPIAPIKPYGVLVENIGEKYYGNLSRTVISNLKNAYFILTFSEETKNNLVKYLGVYEENIIVIPSSEIESRYELPNIKSDYVLIEMDATKHNDVNDFLGIIESYYKIGNVEEKINIVLNNCTTELFQELANKIQDSKYVKQQITLFMDVPASEYDILYAHAKIIIIPHNVEGITFKISKAAACSKKIFLNDFLFYKDIVDDENDSIVYEPFLADKYILFNLLEGINSKNEGHKHNDNRKIVSPNKLTEIWRRLV, encoded by the coding sequence ATGAAAAAACGAAGATTATTATGGATTTTAAATCATGATACGCTTAGCAGATTTGAACTTCCTTTAATACAAGATTTGGGTTTTGAAATATTCACACCCAAAATAGCACCTAAAAATATATTAGAACGCAGTGGATCTGTAACATATAAATATGATGAAACCCTAACTATTCCCGATCACGAATTAGAATTACTAAATCAATATAACTTTTATGAAAATGAACAAATGCCTTTTATTATTAAAAACATTATTAATACACACTTTGATGTAGCACTAATAATGTTTGATTTTTACGCGTTGAAAAATTTAATAGATAATTTCGAAGGTCAAATATTTGCAAGAGCATTCGGATTATTTGAAAATTTGAACTATTCCAAAATCACTAGGGATTTTTACGGTGAAAGTTATTTTTATAATTTTGAAAAAAGTAAGGATAGAATTTGGTTTTCTGAATGCTATGACAATATTTCAAAAAATGAATCAGGAATATTTAAAGAAAAAGCCATCTATATGCCTCTTGGTTTGCCTGAGGAATTTTATAGTATAGAAAACCAGTGGATTGGAAATGTGGATGAAATTTTATTTTTTTGCACGAGAATTAATTACAATAAGGAATCAAAAGAAGTTTATAAACGATTTATAAAAGACTTTAAAGACTTTGATTTTATTATTGCAGGTAATCAACCAGTTAAAGTGGAGGATAAGCGTGTTACAGGCTTTCTTGAACGTGAGGAGTTGAATGATTTATTCAAAACCCGCAAAGTTATGTATTATCATTCTACTTATCCCAGACACTTACATTATCACCCTTTGGAGGCAATGATAGCTGGAATGCCTGTAATTTATTTAAAAGGAGGATTATTAAGCATATTAGGTGGCGAACGGCAAACAGGATGCTGTAAAGATCTTAATGAAGCTAGAGTAAAAATTAAAAGAATTCTTGATGGTGATCAGGAACTTATTGAAATGATCAAAAGGGATCAAAGTGAAATTCTTTACAAATTTTCATATGAATTTAACAAAAAAAAATGGACCGAGAATTTTTTGCCCATTGTTGAACGCTATGAAAAAAAACAGCTCATAAGTAAAACAACAGCCGTATTTTTATCTAATGTACAAAATGAGTCTCATCTTTTAGATTATATCGAATTGGCGGAGAAGCTGAATTCCGGAATTAAACAATTAAATTCTAACAATCAAATAATATTAAACTTGCCGGCTAGAAAGTATACTAAAGGTAGAGAAATTGTTAATTTTTTACAATATGTTATGGATACAAGAGAGTATTCCATAAAAGAAATTACTGCAAATGAGGTTAAAGAATCAGTATCGCTAATGTTTCGGGATGAGCCATTATGGTTTAGCAAATATGCTCTGCCGGTAGATTATGCCCAGAACTATATTGAATGCGATTATTGGCTTTTTTTCTTCGATAACATTGAATTACCGATTGCACCGATCAAACCGTATGGGGTATTAGTTGAAAATATTGGTGAAAAATACTATGGAAATCTCTCTAGAACGGTAATTTCCAATTTGAAAAATGCCTACTTTATTCTTACTTTCTCAGAGGAAACTAAAAATAATTTGGTAAAATATTTGGGTGTTTATGAAGAAAATATAATAGTTATTCCATCCTCTGAAATTGAAAGTAGATATGAATTGCCGAATATAAAATCGGATTATGTATTAATTGAAATGGATGCAACAAAACATAATGATGTAAATGATTTTTTGGGAATAATAGAGTCCTATTATAAAATTGGTAACGTTGAGGAAAAAATAAATATTGTACTCAATAACTGTACAACGGAATTATTTCAAGAACTAGCCAATAAGATTCAAGACTCTAAATATGTAAAACAGCAAATCACACTGTTTATGGATGTTCCCGCTAGTGAATACGATATATTATACGCTCATGCTAAAATAATTATTATTCCTCATAACGTCGAGGGTATAACATTTAAAATATCAAAGGCAGCTGCATGCTCCAAAAAGATATTTTTAAATGATTTTTTGTTTTATAAAGACATAGTGGATGATGAAAATGACTCCATTGTATATGAACCCTTCCTGGCTGATAAGTATATTTTATTCAATTTACTTGAGGGAATAAATTCAAAAAACGAAGGGCACAAACACAATGATAATAGAAAAATTGTTTCCCCAAACAAATTGACTGAGATCTGGAGGAGGTTGGTATGA
- a CDS encoding ABC transporter ATP-binding protein, giving the protein MDNYYVRMENVDLYYPSHIYNATTLKQEVFSLLKLQKKKEKLDDVHALKNFNLYIKEGEKLGVIGHNGAGKSTLLKTIGGIYPIKSGQLEVKGEIRSLFDLALGFDLESTGRENIMYRGLLLGETPKRIKQQEQEIINFAELGEFIDYPIRSYSSGMLIRLAFAISTSIDGEILLLDEVIGAGDAAFAVKAKERMMGLMGKAKILVLVSHDLKTIEEVCNRVILLKNGRIIKDGKPSEVIEEYQNSFK; this is encoded by the coding sequence ATGGACAATTATTATGTTCGAATGGAAAATGTTGATCTCTATTATCCATCTCATATCTATAATGCGACTACTTTAAAACAAGAAGTATTTTCACTTTTAAAATTGCAGAAAAAGAAAGAAAAATTAGATGATGTACATGCCCTAAAGAATTTTAACCTTTACATTAAAGAAGGTGAAAAGCTAGGGGTTATTGGCCATAACGGTGCTGGAAAAAGTACGTTATTAAAGACTATAGGTGGAATCTACCCAATTAAATCAGGTCAATTAGAGGTCAAGGGTGAAATTCGATCTTTATTCGATTTGGCGCTTGGCTTTGATTTGGAATCCACCGGCAGAGAAAATATTATGTATCGGGGTCTGCTTCTTGGGGAAACACCGAAGAGGATAAAACAGCAAGAACAAGAGATCATAAATTTTGCCGAATTAGGAGAATTTATAGATTACCCTATTCGTTCCTATTCTTCCGGCATGCTTATCCGCTTGGCATTTGCAATATCCACATCCATTGACGGGGAAATTCTACTTCTTGATGAAGTAATCGGTGCGGGAGACGCCGCTTTTGCTGTCAAGGCTAAAGAAAGAATGATGGGATTGATGGGTAAGGCAAAAATACTGGTTTTGGTTTCGCATGATTTAAAAACAATCGAGGAAGTTTGTAATCGCGTAATTTTATTGAAAAATGGGCGGATTATAAAAGATGGGAAGCCAAGCGAAGTTATAGAGGAGTATCAAAATAGTTTTAAATGA
- a CDS encoding ABC transporter permease, whose protein sequence is MIFGGKTLKVYIQKIYQTRFFWSHLVRAELKNKFRRSKLGILWTFMNPLLLTALMSTVFGTVFNMSFADYAPYVLSGLIVWELISSSFIGGGYSIMTGEQYIRQFNHPVIIYTLRSALVFTITFSIAMLSLGIWMLIVSPANVILGIITLPLTILLYFCLSWAITTIAGFTNAKYRDYPQVIALVIQAVWYVSPVFFKKDMFTSNPALAAFFHYNPITHLLNLIRNPFLYGVMPDATDYLFTLGTIAVFGLWAGKIYKDNHKKVIFYL, encoded by the coding sequence GTGATATTTGGAGGTAAGACTTTGAAGGTCTATATACAAAAGATATATCAAACTCGATTCTTTTGGTCTCATTTAGTCAGAGCTGAACTGAAAAATAAATTTAGACGATCAAAGTTGGGGATACTATGGACGTTTATGAATCCATTGCTGCTTACTGCTTTGATGTCTACTGTTTTTGGTACAGTATTTAATATGTCATTTGCAGATTATGCTCCTTATGTATTATCGGGATTAATTGTTTGGGAGCTAATTAGCTCTTCTTTTATTGGTGGTGGATATTCGATTATGACTGGCGAACAATACATTCGCCAGTTTAATCATCCTGTAATTATCTATACCTTAAGGTCTGCGCTAGTCTTTACAATTACGTTTAGTATTGCGATGCTGTCGCTTGGAATCTGGATGTTGATCGTTAGCCCTGCAAATGTTATTTTGGGGATTATTACACTTCCGTTGACAATACTATTGTATTTCTGTTTATCTTGGGCTATTACAACTATTGCGGGATTTACTAATGCCAAATATCGTGATTACCCCCAAGTAATAGCTTTAGTGATCCAAGCAGTATGGTACGTTTCTCCTGTCTTTTTTAAAAAAGATATGTTCACTTCCAATCCTGCTTTGGCTGCATTCTTTCATTACAATCCCATTACTCATCTTCTTAACCTCATTAGAAATCCATTTTTATACGGGGTAATGCCGGATGCTACAGACTATCTGTTTACATTAGGGACAATAGCTGTTTTTGGTTTATGGGCTGGGAAAATTTATAAAGATAATCATAAAAAAGTTATATTTTATTTATAA